In the genome of Dermacentor silvarum isolate Dsil-2018 chromosome 1, BIME_Dsil_1.4, whole genome shotgun sequence, one region contains:
- the LOC125943588 gene encoding sentrin-specific protease 1-like, whose amino-acid sequence MAGPSTGQNLSDLPKVAQDCSVVLQRLEDEMPDFNYRTWSTHSLATNEQLARAAGCTDGEDAAARMDYEAIKRRVLNELEDHQGEKHRVVVRSSAYTVTCTLLKTVLHRNWLNDVVIDFYMGLVAERAKEARDGLRVHALTTHFYNVLRKLGYAAFQPGRGPSCKNRPVNCSTPRFTMCE is encoded by the coding sequence ATGGCTGGTCCAAGCACGGGCCAAAACCTGTCCGACCTCCCAAAGGTGGCGCAAGACTGCTCGGTGGTCTTGCAGCGTCTAGAGGACGAGATGCCCGACTTTAACTACAGGACGTGGTCTACCCACAGCTTGGCCACAAATGAGCAGCTCGCTAGAGCGGCAGGCTGCACGGATGGGGAAGATGCTGCGGCGCGCATGGATTACGAGGCGATAAAGCGCCGCGTGCTGAATGAGCTGGAGGACCATCAAGGTGAGAAGCATCGTGTGGTCGTGCGCAGTTCGGCCTACACTGTAACTTGCACGCTCCTGAAAACTGTGCTCCATAGGAACTGGCTTAATGACGTTGTCATTGACTTCTACATGGGGCTTGTGGCCGAGCGTGCCAAAGAAGCTCGAGATGGTCTACGCGTTCATGCGCTGACGACGCACTTTTATAACGTGCTGAGAAAATTGGGATATGCCGCTTTTCAGCCCGGGCGCGGCCCgagctgcaaaaatcggcccgtgaaTTGCTCTACTCCAAGGTTCACCATGTGTGAGTGA
- the LOC119445406 gene encoding sentrin-specific protease 1 translates to MAGPSTGQNLSDLPKVAQDCSVVLQRLEDEMPDFNYRTWSTHSLARNEQLARAAGCTDGAGAVAPMDDKEDLEDHQGDKHRVVVRSAAYTVTCKDLESVLDENWFNDVVIDFYMWLVAERAKEARDGRRIHALTTHFYDVLRTWGYAAVSHWTDTVDLFSFDMLLVPIHKNNHWSLAVLNIGNRTFELYDSLGRKNWNCYQVLTAYLRKEHQDKRKCPLTPEAKWQCHYVQNLPQQSNSHDCGVFVCLYAECLARGAPFNFSARDIKRLRYRIAFEIMSGKLMDH, encoded by the coding sequence ATGGCTGGTCCAAGCACGGGCCAAAACCTGTCCGACCTCCCGAAGGTGGCGCAAGACTGCTCGGTGGTCTTGCAGCGTCTAGAGGACGAGATGCCCGACTTTAACTACAGGACGTGGTCGACCCACAGCTTGGCCAGAAATGAGCAGCTCGCCAGAGCGGCAGGCTGCACGGATGGGGCAGGTGCTGTGGCGCCCATGGATGACAAGGAAGATCTGGAGGACCATCAAGGTGACAAGCATCGTGTGGTCGTGCGCAGTGCGGCCTACACAGTAACGTGCAAGGACCTGGAAAGTGTGCTCGATGAGAATTGGTTTAATGACGTTGTCATTGACTTCTACATGTGGCTTGTGGCCGAGCGTGCCAAAGAAGCTCGAGATGGGCGACGCATCCATGCGCTGACGACGCACTTTTATGACGTGCTCAGAACATGGGGCTATGCGGCTGTGAGCCACTGGACGGACACGGTCGACTTGTTTTCTTTCGACATGCTTCTAGTGCCAATTCACAAGAACAACCACTGGTCACTCGCCGTTCTGAATATCGGAAACCGTACGTTCGAGCTGTATGATTCGTTGGGTCGTAAGAACTGGAATTGTTATCAGGTGTTGACGGCATACCTGAGGAAAGAGCACCAGGACAAGCGGAAGTGCCCGCTCACGCCAGAGGCGAAATGGCAATGCCACTATGTCCAGAACCTTCCCCAGCAGTCCAACTCCCACGACTGCGGCGTGTTTGTGTGCCTCTATGCGGAGTGCCTCGCGAGAGGCGCACCGTTCAATTTTTCGGCACGCGACATTAAGCGGTTGCGATATAGAATTGCGTTTGAGATCATGTCGGGGAAGTTGATGGATCACTGA